The following proteins are co-located in the Candidatus Methanoperedens sp. genome:
- a CDS encoding Lrp/AsnC family transcriptional regulator, producing MKQFLDLDKRDREILSLLEKYPEMPQSEMAEKLKISQPSVSARIHKLKKNGALSHIVGMNLKKVNLYMAKVDVIANNTSSVLDIFKDCPYFLNGLIVSGKHNLCLFFVGEDIATLEAIVDGHLRGNPLVRAAEVSIVIATMKDFVMPIKMNFESSDTPPCGNGCNCKDCSHHISNRCMGCPVTNSYSGNIWK from the coding sequence ATGAAACAATTCCTTGACCTTGATAAAAGAGACCGGGAAATATTATCCCTTCTTGAAAAATACCCTGAAATGCCCCAGAGTGAAATGGCAGAAAAACTCAAAATATCCCAGCCATCCGTTAGCGCAAGGATTCACAAATTAAAAAAAAATGGCGCTCTCTCGCATATCGTGGGAATGAACCTGAAAAAAGTGAACCTGTATATGGCAAAGGTAGATGTAATAGCAAATAACACTTCGTCTGTTCTTGATATTTTTAAGGATTGCCCATATTTCCTAAACGGTCTTATCGTTTCGGGAAAACATAACTTATGCCTTTTCTTCGTTGGCGAGGACATCGCCACCCTGGAAGCAATTGTTGACGGCCATCTCAGGGGCAATCCCCTGGTCAGGGCTGCTGAGGTCAGTATCGTCATAGCAACAATGAAAGACTTTGTAATGCCAATAAAAATGAATTTTGAGTCCAGCGATACGCCTCCCTGCGGTAATGGATGTAACTGCAAAGACTGTAGCCATCATATATCGAACCGCTGCATGGGGTGCCCGGTGACAAACAGTTATAGCGGAAATATCTGGAAGTGA
- a CDS encoding phosphoadenosine phosphosulfate reductase: protein MPHYLGELLLYWCPSCNLPVLGKTCACGQATKKIEITPPGDIRPAFPYDINLINSTTEKQFGIKLIPEGHLVVLNKAPYEDRMDEVIFDGAVMGSIRFELEKTNWVFIPRLEGAGRLANGTKCVVIDKGAVNFIMKGASVLAPGVNEANPGIVEEDEVIILTPENEVIATGRARMSARRMLTHEKGIAVKTRWHDKPRAMEQPTEQAKTWDDAVQANIHILRTREEKAHSFIKNVIETQKRPVTVSYSGGKDSLVTLLLVRDTSTDFDILFADTGLEFPETVENVRQTAKELFLPLKIHSSGDSFWQSIDNFGPPTVEARWCCKVCKLGAITQVIEQNYENGCLTFIGQRKYESQIRADSEHIWKNPSVGNQIGATPIQNWTALHVWLYLFWKKAKYNPLYEEGFDRIGCWLCPSASMADFSRLSRIHPELSEKLEKYLKSYASRNGLSDEWVKYGFWRWQVLPKSIGMIAQKLGINIVPENEKKPAQFTLAAGYRPCKAGGITAEGSFGTPLNLSLIEESGFMTMIGETNSIEGVILASQNENNVHVYASGTVVARGGNEDEARELIQLAQISIRRAVLCTGCGVCVGKCAARAISVNGTARISEKCTRCGKCTWSCPVVKFG, encoded by the coding sequence ATGCCCCATTATCTTGGCGAACTCCTGCTATACTGGTGTCCTTCCTGCAATCTTCCGGTACTCGGGAAAACCTGTGCCTGCGGCCAGGCCACAAAAAAAATTGAAATAACGCCTCCGGGTGACATCAGGCCGGCTTTTCCATACGATATAAATCTCATCAACAGCACAACAGAAAAACAATTCGGCATTAAACTAATCCCTGAAGGCCATCTTGTAGTCCTGAACAAGGCTCCTTATGAAGACAGGATGGATGAAGTGATTTTTGACGGCGCAGTCATGGGTTCTATCAGATTTGAACTTGAAAAAACGAACTGGGTATTCATTCCAAGGCTTGAGGGAGCAGGGCGTCTTGCGAACGGGACAAAATGCGTAGTTATCGATAAAGGGGCTGTTAATTTTATTATGAAAGGTGCATCTGTGCTTGCACCCGGCGTTAACGAGGCAAACCCCGGTATCGTAGAAGAGGATGAGGTAATTATCCTGACTCCTGAAAATGAAGTGATTGCTACCGGAAGGGCAAGGATGAGCGCCCGGAGGATGCTTACTCATGAAAAAGGCATTGCCGTTAAAACACGGTGGCACGATAAACCGCGCGCTATGGAGCAACCCACAGAACAGGCAAAAACCTGGGATGATGCAGTCCAGGCGAATATCCATATTCTTCGAACACGTGAAGAAAAAGCTCACAGTTTTATAAAAAATGTGATTGAAACCCAGAAAAGACCTGTGACTGTTTCATATTCAGGCGGGAAAGACAGTCTTGTCACGCTGCTTCTTGTGCGTGATACCTCAACTGATTTTGATATCCTGTTCGCTGATACTGGCCTGGAATTCCCTGAAACCGTAGAAAATGTCAGGCAAACAGCAAAGGAGCTTTTTTTACCATTAAAAATCCATTCATCAGGTGATTCATTCTGGCAATCCATAGATAATTTCGGGCCTCCGACCGTGGAAGCAAGATGGTGCTGCAAAGTCTGCAAACTCGGGGCGATCACGCAGGTCATAGAACAAAACTATGAGAATGGCTGCCTCACATTCATCGGGCAGCGAAAATATGAGAGCCAGATCAGGGCCGACAGTGAGCATATATGGAAAAACCCTTCTGTCGGAAACCAGATAGGAGCCACCCCTATCCAGAACTGGACTGCGCTTCACGTGTGGCTCTACCTTTTCTGGAAAAAAGCAAAATACAACCCATTGTACGAAGAGGGATTTGACAGGATCGGATGCTGGCTTTGCCCTTCAGCAAGCATGGCTGATTTCTCGCGATTGTCCCGGATACATCCTGAATTAAGTGAAAAGCTTGAAAAATATCTTAAAAGTTATGCCTCCCGTAACGGATTGTCCGATGAATGGGTAAAATACGGTTTCTGGCGCTGGCAGGTACTCCCTAAATCAATTGGTATGATAGCGCAAAAGTTGGGGATAAACATTGTCCCGGAAAATGAAAAAAAACCCGCCCAATTCACATTGGCTGCGGGATACCGCCCCTGCAAAGCAGGAGGAATCACGGCAGAAGGTAGTTTCGGAACTCCTTTGAATCTTTCACTTATTGAAGAATCAGGCTTCATGACCATGATCGGTGAAACAAATTCAATTGAAGGAGTGATCCTTGCTTCACAAAATGAGAATAATGTTCATGTATATGCAAGCGGGACAGTGGTTGCACGAGGCGGGAATGAAGATGAAGCCAGGGAATTAATACAACTTGCGCAAATATCAATAAGGCGGGCAGTGTTATGCACAGGGTGCGGCGTGTGCGTGGGCAAGTGCGCGGCGCGGGCAATAAGCGTAAACGGGACTGCAAGGATAAGTGAGAAATGTACCCGTTGCGGGAAATGCACATGGTCGTGTCCTGTTGTGAAGTTCGGATGA
- a CDS encoding 2-oxoacid:acceptor oxidoreductase subunit alpha, with protein sequence MVINRLTWKIGGKAGEGIMATGMIFSQSCCRGGLHVYDISEYPSLIKGGHNNLQVRVEDQEIFSQLKSVNILIALNKETILLHKGELVNGAGIIYDSSEAIEPKEINDNIRLYPIPFNNIIKEIGAQVIMKNNVALGASIALIDYDFGIVEEVIKDNFKRKGDKVINENTKAARAGYDYIKNNFKNDFEYKLETIGKPGRMILTGNDAICMGAINAGCKFYAAYPMTPASSILHFMAAQERRFNIVVKHTEDEISAINMAIGAGFTGVRAMTGTSGGGFCLMTEGYGLAGMLEVPVVIILSMRPGPSTGMPTWSEQGDLKFALNASQGDFPRPIVVPGDVEESFYLTQVAFNIAEKYQTPVIVLSDKNLAESHKSTDKFDTKRITIDRGSYASPTDLAASPETSFFKRYKYTENGISPRTIPGMKKGIYTASSDEHDEEGNIREDIDVRIKMVQKRARKMDILAKEIKQPELVGSHDAEVTIIATGSTKGPIKEAMILLEKEGVRVNFLQVVYLNPFPSEKVSEVLGSAKKTVVVENNFSGQFADIIRERTGKDVDKRILKYDGRPFYPEDIFTEVKEVVTHG encoded by the coding sequence ATGGTAATTAACAGGCTAACATGGAAAATAGGCGGAAAAGCAGGAGAGGGAATTATGGCTACAGGTATGATATTCTCACAATCATGCTGTCGCGGCGGTCTTCATGTGTATGATATCAGTGAATATCCTTCACTTATAAAAGGCGGACATAATAATTTGCAGGTGAGAGTGGAAGACCAGGAGATATTTTCCCAGTTAAAATCAGTAAATATATTAATTGCCCTGAATAAAGAAACGATATTATTGCATAAGGGTGAGCTTGTAAACGGCGCGGGAATCATCTATGATAGCTCTGAAGCCATAGAACCGAAGGAAATAAATGACAATATCCGGCTCTACCCGATCCCGTTTAATAATATAATCAAGGAAATCGGAGCGCAGGTGATAATGAAAAATAATGTTGCCCTGGGGGCATCTATAGCACTTATAGATTATGATTTTGGAATTGTTGAGGAAGTTATAAAGGATAACTTCAAAAGAAAAGGTGATAAGGTAATCAATGAAAATACAAAAGCAGCAAGAGCGGGTTACGATTATATCAAGAATAATTTCAAGAATGATTTTGAATACAAGCTTGAGACGATAGGAAAACCGGGGCGTATGATCCTTACAGGCAATGATGCAATATGTATGGGCGCAATAAATGCAGGATGCAAGTTCTATGCCGCATATCCTATGACTCCTGCATCTTCTATTTTGCATTTCATGGCAGCCCAGGAGCGAAGGTTCAATATCGTTGTCAAGCACACAGAAGATGAGATATCGGCAATTAACATGGCAATAGGTGCCGGCTTTACAGGTGTAAGGGCAATGACCGGTACATCAGGCGGGGGTTTCTGTCTCATGACCGAAGGATACGGGCTTGCAGGAATGCTTGAAGTCCCGGTAGTAATAATCCTGTCAATGCGCCCGGGGCCAAGCACGGGAATGCCCACATGGTCCGAGCAGGGGGATCTGAAATTCGCCCTCAATGCTTCGCAGGGTGATTTCCCGCGGCCCATAGTTGTTCCCGGGGATGTCGAGGAAAGTTTTTATCTGACACAGGTAGCATTCAACATCGCAGAAAAATACCAGACCCCTGTAATTGTTTTAAGCGATAAGAACCTTGCAGAAAGCCACAAGTCAACCGATAAGTTTGATACAAAAAGAATAACCATAGACCGTGGAAGTTATGCATCTCCCACTGATCTTGCCGCATCTCCTGAAACCTCTTTTTTTAAGAGGTATAAATATACGGAAAACGGTATTTCCCCGAGAACAATTCCCGGCATGAAAAAGGGAATATACACGGCTTCAAGCGATGAACATGATGAAGAAGGAAACATCAGGGAAGACATCGATGTCAGGATAAAAATGGTGCAAAAAAGAGCGCGAAAAATGGATATTCTTGCAAAAGAAATAAAACAGCCCGAACTGGTCGGGTCACATGATGCAGAGGTCACGATAATTGCAACAGGTTCCACAAAAGGCCCGATAAAAGAGGCTATGATATTGCTTGAAAAGGAAGGCGTCAGAGTGAATTTTCTCCAGGTAGTATATTTGAATCCGTTCCCGTCTGAAAAGGTCTCAGAGGTTCTGGGATCTGCAAAAAAGACGGTGGTGGTGGAAAACAATTTCTCAGGACAATTTGCTGATATTATCAGGGAGAGAACGGGTAAGGATGTGGATAAAAGGATCCTGAAATATGACGGGAGGCCGTTTTATCCTGAAGACATATTCACTGAAGTAAAAGAGGTGGTAACACATGGTTAA
- a CDS encoding CHAT domain-containing protein, with product MGENDSGISSKTSEDVREEGRNLEANFDNIPESKRNELLLRLSEKNEAVIFVVNILYAYFDKLPENLRNELLLKFSKNDKFVSNVEQIVSTYFDKISGDIRNLISENIRVLFPLQAMARKPTLTRAKPPEREVYAEPQLDLPEVPPKYAKEWASKKSDLGTDRIGSPIDRKIDLRKPISKVFPVEPSLRYADFTFIYAEGSKHGQEVPKGHTLQTGQEYKLEVAVRAKIKGIPFKGEKRAPIQEPGQEQNVTIMVTAATEHEDYIMIKDQTQTLILPPRGDSVENAIFHVIPLKESDSKNDLTQIRIRLYYEFNLIEVVMIYAEVVGGFDDSTRSRFGLDEPFWLEQERRELDYRDFDKIVPRDLHIDINKKGESFSFTFAFFKSPDQKIVLTASAYIPTPDLEDLLLNIRNIWYDIAMSNTFTSGLKGEKDDFIASVRRLARAGQTLWTKLFLLEKDTSIYRIGKWLKNHTVREGGIVQISLHQDAASFVFPWALLYDRDISGKDYELPDLEGFWGLRYCIEQQLPNRNKGTDEPVKIADRLKLGFMLWEAFRNADKEISFLEKLKARSAGSLEITPPITEADDCMKLLNKCDAHILYFYTHGYTRHRRADIGGGLNLDLFIRRYESLDKNSPLLETYRLLYESIKKKKFEPDSSWIELSNGKLYLEELYRIQDLHFQSHPFVILNMCESAQITPSLSDSFIHFFLTSGASGVIGTECPMTVEFAHPFAEKFLGDFLAGGQAGSVLLNARRYFMELNNPLGLAYTLFGPVTVRFEPPRF from the coding sequence ATGGGTGAAAACGATAGTGGCATTTCTTCTAAAACATCTGAGGATGTCAGGGAAGAAGGCCGGAATTTAGAAGCTAATTTTGATAATATTCCTGAGAGCAAAAGAAATGAGCTGTTGCTAAGGCTGTCGGAAAAAAATGAAGCTGTTATTTTTGTTGTTAATATTTTATATGCATACTTTGACAAGTTGCCTGAGAATTTAAGAAATGAATTATTGCTAAAATTCTCCAAAAATGATAAGTTCGTATCCAATGTTGAACAGATTGTATCAACCTATTTCGACAAAATCAGTGGGGATATACGGAATTTGATTTCAGAAAATATCCGGGTTCTCTTTCCATTACAAGCTATGGCCAGAAAGCCCACCTTAACGAGAGCCAAACCGCCAGAGCGGGAAGTATATGCGGAACCACAGTTAGATCTGCCAGAAGTACCGCCAAAGTATGCAAAAGAGTGGGCATCCAAAAAGAGTGATCTTGGCACGGATCGGATTGGTTCGCCTATCGATAGAAAGATAGACCTCCGCAAACCAATCAGCAAGGTCTTTCCAGTCGAACCTTCGCTGCGATATGCCGATTTTACCTTCATTTACGCTGAAGGAAGCAAACATGGCCAGGAAGTACCAAAGGGGCACACGCTGCAAACAGGGCAGGAGTATAAATTGGAAGTAGCAGTGCGGGCCAAGATAAAAGGTATCCCTTTTAAAGGAGAAAAAAGGGCTCCTATCCAGGAACCCGGACAGGAGCAAAATGTAACTATTATGGTAACAGCAGCAACGGAACATGAAGATTACATTATGATTAAAGATCAAACCCAGACACTGATTCTCCCTCCTCGCGGTGACTCCGTAGAGAATGCCATTTTCCATGTCATACCATTAAAGGAGTCTGACAGTAAGAACGACTTAACCCAGATCAGAATCCGTCTTTATTATGAATTCAATCTAATTGAGGTTGTTATGATATACGCCGAAGTCGTTGGCGGGTTTGATGATTCAACCCGGTCACGATTTGGGTTGGACGAACCATTTTGGCTTGAACAGGAAAGACGGGAGCTTGATTACCGGGACTTTGATAAGATCGTGCCCAGGGATTTGCATATTGACATCAATAAAAAGGGAGAGAGCTTTTCATTCACGTTTGCCTTCTTCAAATCTCCAGACCAAAAAATTGTTTTAACAGCTTCGGCTTACATCCCTACACCAGACCTGGAAGACCTCCTGTTAAACATACGAAATATATGGTACGACATTGCGATGAGCAATACTTTTACATCTGGACTGAAAGGAGAAAAGGATGATTTCATTGCGAGCGTTCGCAGGCTTGCCAGAGCAGGTCAAACTCTCTGGACAAAACTGTTCTTGCTTGAAAAAGACACCTCAATATACAGGATAGGTAAGTGGTTAAAAAACCATACTGTCAGGGAGGGAGGTATCGTTCAAATTTCCCTTCATCAGGATGCTGCAAGCTTTGTGTTCCCATGGGCCTTGCTCTATGACAGGGATATATCGGGTAAAGATTATGAACTCCCGGATCTTGAGGGCTTCTGGGGACTCAGATATTGCATAGAACAGCAGTTGCCCAATAGAAATAAAGGGACAGATGAGCCTGTTAAGATTGCAGACAGGCTCAAGCTCGGGTTCATGCTGTGGGAAGCCTTCAGGAATGCAGACAAAGAAATATCGTTTTTGGAAAAACTAAAGGCAAGAAGCGCAGGTAGCCTTGAAATCACTCCTCCCATCACAGAAGCAGATGATTGTATGAAACTATTGAACAAATGTGATGCTCATATTCTCTACTTCTACACTCATGGCTATACCCGGCACCGCCGGGCTGACATCGGTGGAGGATTGAATCTTGATTTATTTATCAGGCGGTATGAGAGTCTGGATAAGAACTCACCCTTGCTTGAGACCTACAGACTATTGTATGAAAGCATAAAGAAAAAAAAATTCGAACCAGATAGTTCTTGGATCGAGCTGTCCAATGGGAAGCTGTATCTTGAAGAGCTTTACAGGATTCAAGATCTCCATTTCCAGTCCCATCCTTTCGTTATATTGAATATGTGCGAATCCGCACAGATAACTCCATCTTTATCGGACAGCTTTATTCATTTTTTCCTCACGAGCGGCGCCAGTGGGGTAATAGGGACAGAATGTCCTATGACTGTAGAATTTGCACATCCGTTTGCAGAAAAATTCCTGGGGGACTTTCTAGCCGGGGGACAGGCTGGCAGTGTTTTACTGAACGCCCGGCGATATTTCATGGAACTCAATAATCCTCTCGGCCTTGCATACACGCTATTCGGCCCGGTGACCGTGCGCTTTGAGCCGCCAAGATTTTGA
- the arcC gene encoding carbamate kinase, with translation MSLIVIAIGGNAILNPEKGNPEEQQELINRTCREIARIISEGYEVILTHGNGPQIGNILAMQEECGLVHPQPLDTCGAQTQGMLGYSLQQSLTNMLSEIGIRKEVVTILTQVIVDGSCGSFQNPTKPIGLYYPEDRAKMMMARGIKMIHDKKGYRRVVPSPLPLEIVEEIAIMKLIYEGVLVIAAGGGGIPVIRKNGLLAGVEAVIDKDMTASLMAKDVGADTLLILTDVENAALNYGKSNQVDLHEITISQGEQYIKEGHFGKGSMEPKVLAAIGFIKSGGKSAIISSLDKALDALAGKAGTRVIATELNLR, from the coding sequence ATGAGCCTGATAGTAATAGCAATCGGTGGAAACGCAATATTAAATCCGGAAAAAGGAAATCCAGAAGAGCAACAGGAACTGATAAACCGGACATGCAGGGAGATCGCCCGGATAATCAGTGAAGGCTATGAAGTAATTTTGACGCACGGCAACGGTCCCCAGATTGGAAATATCCTGGCGATGCAGGAAGAATGCGGGCTTGTTCATCCCCAGCCTCTTGATACCTGTGGCGCCCAGACACAGGGTATGCTTGGTTATTCACTGCAGCAATCTCTTACTAACATGTTATCGGAAATCGGGATCAGAAAAGAGGTAGTGACAATCCTGACACAGGTGATAGTTGATGGATCATGCGGTTCATTTCAGAATCCCACAAAGCCGATCGGTCTTTATTATCCTGAAGACAGAGCAAAAATGATGATGGCACGGGGCATTAAGATGATACACGATAAAAAAGGATACCGCAGGGTCGTTCCTTCACCATTACCGCTTGAAATTGTAGAAGAAATTGCTATCATGAAGCTCATTTACGAAGGTGTACTGGTTATTGCAGCAGGCGGGGGAGGTATCCCCGTTATCCGGAAAAACGGTTTACTTGCAGGGGTTGAAGCCGTAATTGATAAAGACATGACAGCAAGCCTGATGGCAAAAGATGTCGGTGCAGACACTTTATTGATCCTTACGGATGTTGAAAATGCAGCATTGAATTATGGGAAAAGCAACCAGGTCGACCTTCATGAAATAACAATTTCGCAGGGCGAGCAATACATAAAAGAGGGACATTTCGGAAAAGGGAGCATGGAACCAAAAGTCCTTGCAGCTATCGGGTTCATAAAATCGGGCGGAAAATCTGCGATCATATCAAGCCTTGATAAGGCACTTGATGCGCTGGCAGGAAAAGCCGGGACGAGAGTTATTGCTACTGAATTAAATCTTCGATAA
- a CDS encoding 2-oxoacid ferredoxin oxidoreductase, translating into MVKMTDLNVIERPNWCPGCANFGILIALKGAIVELNIEPENIAMISGIGCSGKLPHWIRTYGLHGIHGRALPVATAIKLSNNGLAVFTVGGDGDGYGIGMCHFIHTMRRNIDMTYIVHNNMIYGLTTGQTSPTSEKGVRTKSTPSGVIEVPVNPIALAISAGATFVARSFGGDVKHLQKTILAAVRHRGLSFIDVLQPCVSFNFINTYDWYKQRIYDIQDAGHDKADKIKALIKSQEWGEHIPIGIFYEVLSPTYEDELPQIKDTPLVKQPIDNIDISGLMDDFT; encoded by the coding sequence ATGGTTAAAATGACGGACTTAAATGTTATCGAGAGGCCAAACTGGTGTCCCGGATGTGCCAATTTCGGGATATTAATTGCGCTAAAAGGGGCTATTGTCGAACTCAACATAGAGCCGGAAAATATAGCAATGATATCGGGTATAGGATGCTCTGGAAAACTGCCTCACTGGATACGAACATACGGCCTTCACGGGATACATGGAAGGGCATTGCCTGTGGCGACAGCAATAAAGCTTTCAAATAACGGACTGGCAGTGTTCACAGTGGGAGGAGACGGCGATGGGTACGGGATTGGCATGTGTCATTTTATCCATACGATGCGAAGGAATATCGATATGACCTATATCGTCCACAATAATATGATATATGGCCTTACCACAGGGCAGACCTCACCAACAAGTGAAAAGGGAGTGAGAACGAAATCCACACCATCAGGCGTAATCGAAGTACCTGTTAACCCGATAGCCCTTGCTATTTCCGCAGGGGCGACTTTTGTTGCGCGAAGTTTTGGGGGCGATGTCAAACATCTCCAGAAAACCATCCTTGCTGCTGTCAGGCACAGGGGCCTGTCTTTCATAGATGTACTTCAGCCCTGTGTGAGCTTTAACTTTATCAATACTTATGACTGGTACAAGCAGCGGATCTATGATATCCAGGATGCGGGGCATGATAAGGCAGATAAAATCAAGGCTTTGATAAAGTCGCAGGAATGGGGTGAGCATATACCGATCGGGATATTTTATGAAGTGCTATCGCCAACTTATGAGGATGAACTGCCGCAGATAAAGGATACACCGCTTGTGAAGCAGCCTATCGATAATATTGATATAAGCGGGCTTATGGATGATTTTACGTAA
- a CDS encoding DeoR family transcriptional regulator produces MKIPEKPPSSKIEENEFDEIKKYLENNEYRQAILDIYDRYLYWSELKHKTISQQIKPEILWKITKIQRNSHPDIIKLSDIKGFEFKYNLTSYINKKLHEFDLNLGGKLEGDIIPEENKKQYLIDSIMEEAIASSQLEGAVTTREHAKSMLRQERKPGNRSEQMILNNYNTIKKIKPLKNKKLTSELILEIHASITKDTLDDPDNEGKYRATNDISVVNVKGDIVYHPPDHQNIEHLMNEFCHFANESDEIRFVHPIIRACILHFLIGYIHPFVDGNGRTARAIFYWYLLSRNYWLIEYMSISRIIIKSRAQYARAYLFTEFDENDLTYFIKYQLKTTESAFQDLKNYIAQKIQEKTELYDFRKIKNINERQIYILKYLSDNPKFTFTIKEMQNKFNTAYETARKDILYLQDKGLLEKTTSGKKKLVYYRSKGFDEIIEDLIQ; encoded by the coding sequence ATGAAAATTCCTGAGAAACCACCATCATCAAAAATTGAAGAAAATGAATTTGATGAGATTAAAAAATATCTGGAGAACAATGAATACAGGCAAGCGATTTTAGATATCTATGATAGGTATTTGTACTGGTCAGAATTAAAGCATAAAACAATTTCTCAACAAATCAAACCCGAAATTTTATGGAAAATTACTAAAATCCAGAGAAATTCTCACCCTGATATAATCAAATTAAGTGATATTAAAGGATTTGAATTTAAATATAACCTGACATCATATATTAATAAAAAATTACATGAATTTGATCTTAACTTAGGGGGAAAACTTGAAGGGGATATTATTCCGGAAGAAAATAAGAAACAGTATTTGATCGATTCAATTATGGAAGAAGCAATTGCTTCAAGCCAGCTGGAGGGGGCGGTTACTACCAGGGAACATGCCAAATCGATGCTAAGACAGGAAAGAAAGCCAGGAAATAGATCTGAACAAATGATCCTGAATAATTACAATACCATTAAAAAAATAAAACCATTAAAAAATAAAAAACTTACATCTGAATTAATTCTCGAAATTCATGCTTCTATCACAAAAGATACCCTGGATGATCCGGATAATGAAGGTAAATATCGGGCTACAAATGATATTTCTGTTGTTAATGTAAAAGGAGATATTGTTTATCACCCGCCGGACCATCAAAATATTGAACACTTGATGAATGAATTTTGTCATTTTGCCAATGAAAGTGATGAGATCAGATTTGTACATCCAATAATCAGGGCTTGCATATTGCATTTCTTGATCGGGTACATCCATCCATTTGTAGATGGGAATGGAAGGACTGCAAGAGCAATTTTCTATTGGTACCTGCTTTCAAGGAATTATTGGTTAATAGAGTATATGTCTATTTCAAGAATTATCATTAAATCTCGTGCACAATATGCAAGAGCATATTTGTTTACTGAATTTGATGAAAATGATTTAACCTATTTCATAAAATATCAGCTGAAAACAACAGAATCAGCATTCCAGGATCTTAAAAATTATATTGCACAGAAAATACAGGAAAAAACCGAACTTTATGATTTCAGGAAAATAAAAAACATCAATGAAAGACAAATTTACATATTAAAATATTTATCAGATAATCCTAAATTTACATTTACAATAAAGGAAATGCAAAATAAATTTAACACTGCTTATGAAACAGCAAGAAAAGATATTCTGTATTTACAAGATAAGGGACTTTTAGAAAAAACAACATCAGGAAAAAAGAAATTGGTATATTATCGCTCAAAAGGATTTGATGAGATTATCGAAGATTTAATTCAGTAG
- a CDS encoding 4Fe-4S ferredoxin — MNRDIVFIDEEKCTGCGLCIPNCAEGAIKLINGKAKLVDDRFCDGLGACLGHCPQDAITIIKRNAPEFDEEAVKKHLKASPEIVGKKAEKKAEKNIPCGCPGSMAMDLRSEKKAPVAQGRQNAELRQWPVQLMLVSPDASYFKDADLLVAADCVPFAYPNFHSDFLKGKSLIIGCPKLDDAQYYVEKLTELIKKNNIKSITLVNMEVPCCFGLQRIVEEAVGKSGKILPIRQTVITIRGEKQ; from the coding sequence ATGAATAGAGATATTGTTTTTATAGATGAGGAGAAATGTACCGGCTGCGGTTTGTGTATTCCTAACTGTGCTGAAGGTGCGATAAAGTTGATCAACGGGAAAGCAAAACTGGTCGATGACAGGTTTTGCGATGGCCTCGGTGCTTGCCTGGGACACTGCCCGCAGGATGCGATCACCATAATAAAAAGGAACGCGCCCGAATTTGATGAAGAAGCAGTAAAAAAACACCTCAAGGCTTCGCCCGAAATTGTTGGGAAGAAAGCTGAAAAGAAAGCCGAAAAGAATATCCCATGCGGCTGTCCCGGAAGTATGGCAATGGATTTGAGAAGCGAGAAAAAGGCTCCTGTAGCCCAGGGGCGGCAAAATGCAGAATTGAGACAGTGGCCTGTGCAGCTTATGCTTGTTTCACCGGATGCATCGTATTTTAAAGACGCTGACCTGCTCGTAGCTGCGGACTGCGTACCTTTCGCATATCCCAATTTCCATTCAGACTTCCTCAAAGGAAAGTCGTTGATAATCGGATGTCCGAAGCTTGATGATGCACAATACTATGTCGAAAAGCTGACAGAGCTTATCAAGAAAAACAATATTAAAAGTATTACGCTTGTTAATATGGAAGTCCCCTGCTGTTTCGGGTTGCAACGAATCGTTGAGGAAGCCGTAGGTAAGTCGGGGAAGATCCTGCCCATCAGACAGACAGTGATAACGATACGGGGAGAGAAGCAATAA